Genomic DNA from Alkalihalobacterium alkalinitrilicum:
TACCAAAATCATTTAGAGGCAGTCTATTGTATTGAAGGTGAAGGTGAAGTTGAAACTTTAAGTGATAACAAAATTCATAAAATTACACCAAACACTATTTATGCATTAGATAAAAATGATGAGCATTTACTTCGTGCAACTAAAGGCGATATGCGTATGGTTTGTGTATTCAATCCTCCACTTACTGGAAGAGAAACACATGATGAAAACGGTGTATATCCAGTTATTGAGGATTAATAAGAAGTAACTCCAAAACATGAGTCTCAATATAAAATGACACTCCCTAAAAAGCTGTGCCAAGAATTATTCTTTCTGGCACAGCTTTTTAGTATTTTAGATTTTCCGTATTCAAAACCATTTCCATTACCTTATTTACAACTTCTCTATAGTAGCTCTAGTATTGCAACGCGAATCCTCTATTAATAAATTCCCTATGAAATTCATACAAATGATTAAACTTAAACTACATCAAAAACGAATTATTACATTAGTTGATTCCTACCTAATTACGACACGGGAATAAACTTTGATAATATAGAATAAGAAAAGTATTATCTTATGTAAAGGGGACTATAAAATGGATATTATTGCAGCATTTGGTTTTATCCTAATTTTTATAATTGGAATTTTTCTTTTAAATATATTTACTAGTATTTGGGCCTACCGTGATGCAATTAGTAAAGGAAATAGCAAAGAATACGCCATTATCGTTCTAATCGGAACACTATTTTTCCCTGTATTAGGATTAATCGTTTACTTTATCATTCGTAACGATTAATTAATGTAGCAATATTTTTTGGAATTTTATATGATTTGTATCAATTCCGATTGTTTCTAATAGCTCAATAGCTTCATCTAGTGAAGAAGCGGGATATGCTACCTTACAAATATGGTCGGTTTTGGATAGCTTCTCTGCGGTTATTACTTCTTTCGGAAGAAGGTCTTTCATTGAAGTAATAACCTTAATTACCTCCTCGTCCCTCTCAAACGAAATAAGGCCAGTAACATTATTGTATAAAATGATGAGCGGTACATCTGTCAACGGATGGACAAAATGCGCTTTATAAATAACACTTTCCATATCTACAACTCCCCCTCTCTTACTTACCCATATTCTATCATGAAAAATAGTACGAGGCACCTTTAGGGCGTTAAAGGTGCCTGCTACCATTTATTT
This window encodes:
- a CDS encoding PLDc N-terminal domain-containing protein is translated as MDIIAAFGFILIFIIGIFLLNIFTSIWAYRDAISKGNSKEYAIIVLIGTLFFPVLGLIVYFIIRND
- a CDS encoding ectoine synthase; the protein is MKVVKLEDVIGTENEVKSDNWISRRLLLKKDGMGYSVNDTIIKEGTETHIWYQNHLEAVYCIEGEGEVETLSDNKIHKITPNTIYALDKNDEHLLRATKGDMRMVCVFNPPLTGRETHDENGVYPVIED